The following proteins are encoded in a genomic region of Chaetodon auriga isolate fChaAug3 chromosome 8, fChaAug3.hap1, whole genome shotgun sequence:
- the flot1b gene encoding flotillin-1b codes for MFYTCGPNEAMVVSGFGRSPPLMIAGGRVFVFPCIQQIQRITLNTLTLNVKSDKVYTRHGVPISVTGIAQVKIQGQNKEMLATACQMFMGKSEAEIAQIALETLEGHQRAIIAHLTVEEIYQDRKKFSEQVFKVASSDLVNMGIGVVSYTLKDVHDDQDYLHSLGKARTAQVQKDARIGEAQYKRDAVIREAHAMQEKVSAQYKNEIEMAKSQRDYELKKAAYDVEVNTKKAESEMAYQLQVAKTKQRIEEEKMQVQVVERTQQITLQEQEIIRKEKELEAKIKKPAEAEKYRLERLAEAQRLQLIMEAEAEAESIRMRGEAEAFALEAKGRAEAEQMAKKAEAFMEYKDGAMVDMLLEKLPLMAEEISKPLSAANKVTMVSSGSSEVGAAKLAGEVLDIMTRLPSAVEKLTGIDISQASGKTALVH; via the exons ATGTTTTACACATGTGGACCCAATGAAGCCATGGTGGTGTCCG GCTTTGGCCGTTCGCCTCCTCTAATGATTGCTGGAGGGAGAGTGTTTGTCTTCCCCTGTATTCAGCAGATCCAGAG AATCACACTCAACACCCTGACGCTAAATGTGAAGAGTGACAAAGTCTACACCCGTCATGGTGTTCCTATCTCTGTCACTGGCATTGCACAG GTGAAGATCCAGGGCCAGAATAAGGAGATGCTGGCTACCGCCTGCCAAATGTTTATGGGCAAGTCTGAGGCTGAGATTGCCCAGATTGCGCTGGAGACGTTGGAGGGACACCAGAGAGCCATCATCGCCCATTTGACTGTGGAG GAGATCTACCAGGACCGTAAGAAGTTCTCCGAGCAGGTCTTCAAGGTGGCCTCCTCTGATCTGGTGAACATGGGGATTGGTGTGGTCAGCTACACGCTCAAAGATGTTCATGATGATCAG gaCTATCTTCACTCTCTGGGCAAAGCCAGAACAGCCCAGGTGCAGAAGGACGCCAGGATCGGAGAGGCCCAGTACAAACGAGATGCTGTCATCAGG GAGGCCCATGCAATGCAGGAGAAGGTTTCAGCTCAGTACAAGAATGAGATCGAGATGGCAAAATCCCAGAGAGACTACGAGCTGAAAAAGGCAGCCTATGATGTTGAGGTCAACACCAAGAAGGCTGAGTCAGAAATGGCCTATCAGCTTCAG GTGGCCAAGACCAAGCAGCGCATcgaggaggagaagatgcaGGTTCAGGTGGTGGAGCGGACACAGCAGATTACACTGCAGGAGCAGGAGATCATCCGCAaggagaaggagctggaggccaAAATTAAGAAGCCcgcagaggcagagaaatacAGACTGGAGAGGCTGGCTGAGGCACAGCG CCTGCAGCTTATCATGGAGGCTGAGGCCGAGGCCGAGTCCATCAGA atgaggGGCGAGGCAGAGGCCTTTGCCTTGGAGGCTAAGGGTCGTGCCGAGGCGGAGCAGATGGCCAAGAAAGCCGAGGCCTTCATGGAGTACAAAGATGGAGCCATGGTGGACAtgctgctggagaagctgcCTCTG ATGGCAGAGGAGATCAGCAAGCCCCTGTCGGCAGCCAACAAGGTCACAATGGTGTCCAGTGGCAGCTCAGAGGTGGGAGCAGCCAAGCTTGCTGGAGAGGTCCTAGATATCATGACCAGGCTGCCTTCCGCTGTGGAGAAACTCACTGGAATCGACATCTCCCAG GCTTCAGGAAAGACCGCCCTTGTGCATTAA